Proteins co-encoded in one Chrysemys picta bellii isolate R12L10 unplaced genomic scaffold, ASM1138683v2 scaf560, whole genome shotgun sequence genomic window:
- the LOC112058884 gene encoding uncharacterized protein LOC112058884: protein MPNAPGFKLCASCAKPMPTSDPHDSCLKCLGESHQTDKCKICKALRPRTKKERDFRLRQLLMEAALSPDTPSTSKAPAPSTSVRSAPAAPAATTTRVASDKPPRHRTSSAPQTQQVPRRRSLSPGHKKAHKTGTSVPKTPAPPVPGVEPRPPVEQRKQVPPAPSTPAPRPLSPVQIASPPRPAVIQCLPSTPETFAAARDLIALTEPAPPQPPAPTAPLTRTVQSRGKPALMRPPSQGLEPRHRSRSRSRSPRRSQSRHRIPSRHRSYSRPRSSSRHRSSSRHRYDRRHRSTSRRSSRHRYGRRSTSRGRSRHRAYSRSSSRSRSDSRHRRGHRHRSRSRHRSPAPRRDRSSPDRHRAAPQPTGMVSSLSAPPWPSRSVSRSSEDLSRSAYPPQGHAEEQNFGHWQEMAEDHSHGPSHWSFWTPWAYHQEQGAPIPSTSRSGHSVRRAPESTISRPPPGGMEASVSTPPDTRDPSAGDAPAQEQGDQDPPLDPVPPEASSSSSPDEAVAGTSCTGPPPIDLRAHQDLLRRMARNMDLQAEEIVEVHDPIVNILGADAPSRVALPLIRTIQSNADTIWQTPASIPPTARGVERKYFVPSKDYGYLYTHPQPCSLVVESVNARERHGQQAAAPKSKEAKRLDLFGRKVYSAGGLQLRAANQQALLSRYNFNSWNSMGKFKELIPQESREEFGAMVEEGKKVARTSLQASLDIADSAARTLASGIAMRRISWLQVSGLPPELQQTLQDLPFEGHGLFSDKTDSRLQSLKDSRTIMRSLGMHVVGPQRRPFRPQPQRFYPPPRLVRDRTRPGGEGEVVEEGGPALNPARTRGHLDHLQAPGRTFEGAVEDGAPVIPQDPAPSFRDRLSHFHRAWSLITSDRWVLRTVERGYAIQFSSFPPSSPPSPSLFRDPSHEQLLIQEVSTLLAMGAIEEVPVDLRGRGFYSRYFLIPKSKGGLRPILDLRGLNKFVVKLKFRMVSLGAIIPSLDPGDWFAALDMKDAYFHIAIYPPHRRFLRFVVNRVHYQFAVLPFGLSSAPRVFTKCMAVVAAYLRRQGIQVFPYLDDWLVRGRTKEQVRDHVHIIVRTFNKLGILLNKDKSTLEPTQRIEFIGAVLDSRRAQAILPDNRFCTITSLIQGLKAFPTTTVRSCLTLLGHMASCTYVTRHARLRLRPLQTWVSSIYRPHRDSLNMVVTIPNSVLTSLTWWLDHSVVCEGMPFHAPQPSLHLVTDASSLGWGAHLNEHHTQGLWTAPQLALHINVRELMAVRLACQAFLNLLRGRCVLVLTDNTTAMFYINKQGGARSSILCQEAIRLWDFCIAHSIHLTASFLPGVQNTLADRLSRSFQTHEWSIRPDIIHSVFQKWGFPQIDLFASRDNRKCHVFCSLQGRAPGSLSDAFLLPWKDHLFYAFPPFPLVHKVLLKLRRDQAQVILVAPAWPRQHWYTTLLELSVQTPIPLPLYPDLITQNHGRLRHPDLQSLHLTAWLLHGSPRQSNSVHTLSNRFC from the coding sequence atgcccaacgctcccggcttcaagctgtgcgcctcctgcgctaaacctatgcccacgagcgacccgcacgactcctgtctgaagtgcctgggagagtcacaccagacagacaagtgtaaaatctgtaaggccttacgtccgaggaccaagaaggagcgggactttcggctcaggcaacttctgatggaggcggctcttagcccggacactccttccacgagcaaggccccggcacctagcacctcggtgcgcagtgccccggcggcaccggctgcgacgaccacgcgagtggcgtcagacaagcctccccggcaccggacctcgtcggcaccgcagacacagcaagtgcctcggcgccggtccttatccccagggcataaaaaagcccataagacggggacatccgtgccgaagacgccagctcccccagtgccgggggtagagccgcgtccgccagtggagcaacgaaaacaggtgcctccggcaccgtcgactccggcgccgaggccgttgagtccggtgcaaatagcgtctccccccaggccggcggtgatacagtgcctcccgtcgactccagagaccttcgcggcggcgagagacttaatagctctcacggagccggcaccgcctcaaccaccggcaccgactgcaccgttgactcgcacggtccagtcgagggggaaacctgccttgatgcgcccgccatcacaagggctggaacctcggcaccgatccaggtcccgaagcaggtccccacgccgctcgcagtcccggcaccgaataccgtctcggcaccggtcgtactcgcggccaagatcttcttcgcggcaccgctcttcgtctcggcaccgatatgatcgtcggcaccgatcaacgtcgagacgtagctctcggcaccgctacggtcgacgctcgacgtcgaggggtcgctcccggcaccgggcatactccaggtcctcgtcgaggtccagatccgactcccggcaccgacgaggtcatcggcaccggtcgcggtcccggcaccgatcgccggcaccgcgcagagatagatcatctccggaccggcaccgtgcggcaccgcagcccaccgggatggtttcatctctctcggcaccgccatggccgtcaagatcggtgtctcgttcctcggaggacctgtcgagatcggcatacccccctcaagggcacgccgaggaacaaaatttcggccactggcaagagatggcagaggaccactctcatggaccatctcactggtcgttttggaccccgtgggcgtaccaccaagagcaaggggctccaataccatcgacctctcgctcgggtcactcggtcagaagggccccagaatccaccatctctcggcctccgccaggaggcatggaggcttcggtgtccacgccacccgacaccagggaccctagtgcaggtgatgccccggcccaagagcaaggggatcaggacccccccttggatccggtaccaccggaggcatcctcttcctcctctccggacgaggcagtggcgggcacttcatgtacgggtccccctccgatagatcttcgggctcaccaggatctcctgcgtaggatggcccgtaatatggacctgcaggcggaggagatagtggaggtgcacgacccgatcgtgaacatccttggagcagatgccccatcgagggtggcgttacctctgatccgcacgatacaatcgaatgcggatacgatatggcaaactcctgcctccattccacccacagcgagaggggtggaaagaaaatactttgtcccctctaaggactatgggtacttgtatacccacccccaaccgtgttcactggtggtggaatcagtgaatgcacgagagcgccacggccagcaggctgcagcgcctaaatcaaaagaggctaagcggctcgatctgtttggccgtaaggtttactcagccggagggctacaacttagagcggcgaaccaacaggcgctactgagccgctacaatttcaactcctggaactctatggggaagtttaaggagttgattccccaagagtccagggaagagtttggagccatggtagaggagggcaagaaggtggctcggacctccttgcaggcctccttggacattgcagactcagcggcgaggaccctggcttcgggtatcgctatgcgcaggatctcctggcttcaggtttcgggtttgcctccggagctgcagcaaaccctacaagatctgccttttgagggtcatggattgttctcagataagacggactctcgcctgcagagcctcaaggactcgagaacaatcatgcgctccctggggatgcatgttgtgggcccccagcgcaggccatttaggccgcagcctcagcgcttctacccccccccccgcctcgtcagagacaggactcggcccggaggcgagggcgaggtggtagaagaaggtggaccggccctcaacccggccagaaccaggggccacctagaccaccttcaggccccaggcagaacttttgaaggtgcggtcgaggacggcgccccagtcatcccccaggatccagccccctcctttcgggatcgcctctcccacttccaccgtgcttggtcccttataacttcggaccgttgggtcctccgcacggtggagaggggatacgctatccagttttcttcatttcccccctcctcccccccttccccgtccctcttcagggacccttctcacgagcaacttcttatacaggaagtctctacgctcctcgccatgggggccatagaggaggttccggtggatttaaggggcaggggattctattcccgttacttcctcatccccaagtccaaaggaggtctgcgacccatcttggacttgcgcggactcaacaaattcgtagtaaagttgaagttccgcatggtctctctgggggccattatcccttccctcgatcctggagactggtttgccgccctcgacatgaaagacgcatactttcacattgctatttacccgcctcacagacgcttcctccgattcgtggtaaacagggtgcactaccaatttgcagtccttcccttcggcctatcctcggccccacgggtgttcacgaaatgtatggctgtcgtggcagcgtaccttcgtcggcaagggatacaggtgttcccgtacctagacgactggctggtacgcggtcgcaccaaggaacaagttcgcgatcacgtccacataatagtgcgcacattcaacaagttgggtatcctactcaacaaggacaaatccactctagaacctacccagagaatagaattcatcggtgcggttctagactccagacgcgcacaagccatcctgccagacaatcgcttttgcaccatcacgagcctcatccaaggactcaaggccttcccaactaccacggtgaggtcgtgccttaccctcctgggtcacatggcttcctgcacgtacgtaaccaggcatgccagacttcggcttcgcccactccagacctgggtttcatcaatataccgcccacatcgggacagcctgaatatggtggtcacaatcccgaactcggtcctgacctccctcacatggtggctagatcacagtgtagtttgcgaggggatgccgtttcacgccccacaaccctctctgcacctggtcacagacgcttcatctctgggttggggcgcccatctcaacgagcaccatacccagggcctgtggactgcacctcagctagccctacacatcaatgttcgggaactgatggcggtgcgcctggcgtgccaggcatttctcaatctcctacggggccgctgtgtgttagttctcaccgacaacaccacggccatgttttacatcaacaagcaaggaggagcacgttcgtcaattctatgccaagaggccattcgcctgtgggacttctgcatcgcccactcaatccatctcacggcatcgttcctccctggagtccagaacactttagcggaccgactcagcaggtcctttcaaacgcacgagtggtctatccgtccggacatcatacattccgtcttccagaagtgggggtttccccagatagacctgtttgcatctcgagacaacaggaagtgccacgtgttctgctccctgcaaggtcgagccccgggctccctctcggacgcgtttctccttccctggaaggaccacctgttttatgccttccctccgtttcctctggtccacaaggtactgctcaaattgcgcagagaccaggcacaggtaattctggtcgctccagcgtggccgagacaacattggtacaccacgctgttggaactctcggtccagacaccgatcccgcttccgttgtatccggatctcatcacgcagaaccacggccggctgcgtcaccccgacctgcaatcactccacctcacggcgtggctgctccatggttcacccaggcagagcaacagtgttcacactctgtccaacagattctgctga